Genomic window (Vidua macroura isolate BioBank_ID:100142 chromosome 3, ASM2450914v1, whole genome shotgun sequence):
AGTCATGCAATGACTTCTGTCCAACACAGTATTTTATTACATCAGCCTAGAAAATTACAAACTTTCTTCAAttgcttgaaatattttaaaatacaaaataccacttaaaattttgttatgattttttaaattatttctcctGATGTGGAGACTAGGATATACAAGTCAGCACCTGTTAAACCTGACTTAAATTGTTAAACTCACTTCTTGCAATCTGATCTGTGTTTTAAGTGGCTACAAGGACTTTcctacagaaattaaataactgCAACACATACATTACCACCCACAATAGATGAAACTAAAACGATGTAACACACATTACACAATACTTAATTTTACCACAGTTCTCCTACCCTCTCAGGATAAAACAGGCACATGCACATTAGGCCTATGAAGCACACTAAATGGAAGCACTTTTACACAGGAATACAAGTCCTCCTGACACTTCTTAAAGTAACAATACTTACCCCAATATCATCCACCAACATCTTATCCAGACCAACTGGCCCAAGAGAACTCTTCACAATATTGGCAATAGCAGATGCAGCAGTAACTGAATAAATGAAaggagtaagaaaaaaaaagttttatcttTCCAGCTTTAGGAGGATTCTCAGGTTTATAAGAAACAGTgccaaaaacccacaaaccagGAATTTGACAAGAAGTGATCTAATCTAGTATTACATTTCAGCCTATCTAACCTGAAGCTTTACCTTACTTTGGTAGGCTTGCTGCTACTAAAAAATACAATCTGCACCAAGCCTCACTTTTCCCTCCTAGCTGGTTTAGCTAGCTAACCTGGCAAAACTGACTGACCCGAAAAAGAATGCCTTCTCTGCTGTCCGTGTAAGATGGAGGACAGGACTGAGGTCAGAGCTGTAGTGGTGATAAGATTAGGAGGGGTTGGTAGCACTGCTGCTTTTGACTGCAGCAAGCAGTGCCACAAGACTTCACACTCATTTAGTCCTCAGTTCTGGGCAGACAGAGAACAACGGCATCACCACACATCGATTAGTAAAACATCTTTTGGTCCTTATCAGGCCTGTgactaaaacaaaacatttactTCTGCGACTAAGTCACCGAACAGTGACTTTTGAGTCACTACTAAAACAACACAAAGCCTCTAAAACACTGGCTCATTTAAAGGTTGTTCTGCCATTTTCATATAGGAAAAAGATACAATCAACCTTTTCCTTCAGACCATGGCAAGTTTTTATCTATCCCACAAGCATAGCCACTTAATCTAGAAATTGAAAAAGTGGTAGTTAAATGGGAACAGTTATAACTCAGAGGCCTTCAAACAACACAACAATTTCTTTTGCTTAGCAGGATTAACGGCAGCTTTCTGCACAAAATAATGTTGTACCAAAGGTGCCATTATTACGTGGAATCTCACTCGTGAATTAAGGCAAGGCTCGTAAATTTTAAGTAGTTGCCTAAAGTACCATTAGGGCTACAGAAGAGAATCCTAGTTTGATCGGGAAGCAAGTTTTGGCTTCTTCCTTTGTCTTTTGTCTACTCAGAATCTGAGATCGGTCTCGGAATCTGCAGCCTTCCCCCAGGACTGGGGGTACAATCCTGAGCAATGGGTAACGCGTTTCAGAACCACAGTTCTGAAACGCATTTCGAGGGTGGTCCCCACTTTCCGAGGCAGGTtattccctgtgctgggcagcgGGGACCTCCCCCAGCAGAATTCCCCGCAGGCCTTGCAGGCTCAGGCCCTACGCGGTCGGGACGGGGCAGAGCGACCTCCGTGCAGCAGCAGCGCCCTGGCCCGGTGTTTGCTGCTACCAAGGGACGGAGGGCGGGGTAGGCGGGATCGCGTAGCCACTCAGACTCCTGGAAGCGGCGCGGGATGGCGTGTGCTCCTCTTCcgcctgcctccctccctccctccctccatccttcctttattccctccctgcaggcagcagcggCCCGGGATGGAAGGAATCTGTCGACAGGAGCGGCAGTTCCCGGGCAGACCGGGGCGGGTGAGCACATGGCAGAGGCGACCATGGCCGCGCCATGTTCGCTCCTTGCtgcccctcccttccccctcccgCTCCCCCGGCCCTCGCCGGGGCGCGCCGCCGTTACCGTTTTGCGTGCGGACCGTGTCACCGCTGGTCCGCTCGCCGAACACGGCCAAGGGCCCCTCCATCGTCGACATCTTCCCGCCCGGGCGCGGCGCCACACGCACAGGGAAGGGACGGGAGGGCGCGGAGAGGCGGGCTGGCCGGGGCGGCGCGAGGCACGCTGGGAACGCGCCCCGCTGCGcgagggggcggcggggcggggcaggCCCcgcgggggggcgggggggcggggccgctTCCCGAGCCTGCCCAATCCCGGGGCGCGGCACCGCCCGGCCGCGAGCCGCGATTGGCGGGCGCAGCTGAACAAAGGAGCCGCGAGACGGGGCCGGGGGAGGGCTCTTCCACGAGCTTCTAGAAGGTGTCGCGGGCCTGGGCGCGCAGGCGCCCGTGGGTGGTGGGGCAAGGAGTGGGCGCGGGAATGGCGCTcgctgcccagcactgggaaagaCCCGGCTTCCCAAAGTGGGGGCCGCGGCATGCGTGGCGGTAACTGTGCTTCTCAAACATGTTACCCATTGCTCGGGATGTACCCCGATTCATGGGGGAAGGCTGCAAAGAGACCTGAGACCAATCTAGGGCTCTGAGATGGCAAAAGATGAAGAAGCTGAAGACCTGTTTCCTGGAGAAACTGAGATTCAAGCTAATACTTTCGGCAAAATACTTTTAATGAGAATTAGCCTAAGTCGTGAATTTGATTGCACTTGATAATGGCACCATTGCCTTGCTTGAAGGTCTCTGAGCTCTAACTGTTCCTGTTATCCAACCACTTTTCAATGGCCAGGTTAAGTGGCGATGGTTATAGGATAGGGGAAAAACTTGCTACAGTCTGAGGGTAAACCTCAGGGAGTGATGGGGAGATGGGGAACCTGCAAGGCTCAGGATGAGCATGTAATGATTCGTAGGGCATGATGTAAACAGACTTCTTGTATTTTGACAAACAGGTACCTTGTGTGGCCAGGAGTGACCTCAACCGCCTGGCTCCTGTGGCAGTGTCCAGAGTTCCTCTGGCAGGTGGTGCCAGGGTCTCATCAGGCCTTCATCCTCCTTTCAACacaattttctttcagatggctcattaaaagcattttcaggaCTACAGCAGTTAAATACAGCTCCAAAGTAATGTTCCTGCATGGTCATGCTTGCAGGAGGATACTTTGagaaggcagagctctgctgtacctgtgtgctgcaggagagggtGGAAAGAAGCCTAAAACAGGATGACGGTAGCTCCCGAAACACCTGTTGCTTCTTTTACCCACTCCTCTTTCCGCGCCTTGGTCCCTCTTACATCCGTTCTAGGAAAAGCCGACCCAGTGTCGGCCGGCATTTCCTAAAGCCCTTTTTCCACGGGGAAAAGTTAAAACATGATCCCCCGAGTCAGGGCAGTgtatttttgctctgttttgtgAGACGCGAGTACCACACAGGCGCCCTTCCCCGGGGAGCTGGCGCGGCTCAGCCGGCGGCCCCGCGCTCGGCGCTTCCGCCTGACCCCGCCGGCGGCGGGCGGAATTCCCGCGGCCGCTTCCGCGGGAAGCGCCGCCCCTCGCGCATGGCGGCGCCGGGGTGTCCCTGAGCGGAGGGAGGGGAGTGGCGGCTGCCCGGGGCTGCAGCGGTCCTGCTCCCCATGGCGCTGAGCAGCCGCCTGCTGCTGGCGGCCGGCGGGCTCCGTGCAGCGGGTAAGCCCAGGGCTCGCCGTGCCGGCCTTtcccggcggcggctccgcggccaCCGCGCTCCAGGAGCCATCCGGCGGCCGGGTGTCTTGGTGCTGCGGTGCCACGGATGAAGGGTTTATACCTTGTTATTTGGTAGCGCTGTCTCTGGTTTCTTGTGTACTTCGCTTTCAGTGTTTTGTAAAGCTTTGGACCTAGGGATCTCCTAGTCACgcgtgagtttatattttatttacgAGTTTAGAAACGTTAGTATACTTGCAGTTCACCTCATAAATTGAGGAAACAGGTCGAGGTCATTCATCTGTTAAGtgcttaaaatataaaagcaagaCTTCTGTAAGCTGTGTTATTCTGTATTGTGTCCATTCTCCTGTCTGCACTacatgtttttttaatctgtggtGGTTTCTATCTGCTCTCCCCTCAAAGGTCTTCGTTTTGCATCAACTACAGCCAGTCTCAAAACTGAGACTGAAGTGGACACAAGTGAAAATGAGGTAGTTGCCCCAAATTTCACTAACAGAAATCCTCGGAACTTGGAGCAGATGGCCCTGGCTAGGAAGGAGCGTGGCTGGAAGACAACGTGGCCAAAGCGTGAGTTCTGGCACAGGTGAGTCAAGAAGTTACTGCCAGAAGTGAAgactccaaaagaaaaaaaacaaaaccaaaaaaaaccaagacaaaCCCCAGAAACCCACAtacaaaatgtgtattttgggTTGCTGAATCAGTTAGCATATTAGTGTTTCTTATCAGTAGGCATCTTCTGTGTTGAGAGAAGAGTGGACTAGTAGCATGTGAAAGCATATGTGGTCAAGATTTTTCCATCTATTGTTAAGGCAACAGTAATGTTGCTTAAGCAACAGTTTTTTAACCCAGGATTCTTTCACTCCTGTGCTTACCATGCTTCATGGTTTCTTTGAGGCACCGTGATAGTctgtttggggttgttttatgtttgtgggttttgttttaatttacttgTCCTCTGGAAAATAAGTTAATTTTAAGCTGTCATTTCAAagtctttattttgttcttgcGGTTCCCCTCATATATATGTTCCACACTGTGCAGGTGTACAATGCTTGGTTTGGAGTGGGTGCTGGTCCAAGACAACGTaggactgtggccctgagtaACTGATGAGAAGTTGCTCTTGGAATTTCACTCTTCTGAGCTAGCAATAGGAGTTGTGTGAGTCGACACAGGCAGGCAGCTGGAACGACCACAAAACTATGGCTGAAATGCAAACAGTACACTTAATTTCATTACCTTGCTAACTGAAGGATCCCAAAGCAGCACCCAGGTGGAGACATAGGCGGGAACCCAGGCATTGTTAGGCCTAGTCTGTGCAGGTGGTGAGCCTGCTGTTGGCGCCCATTTATTAGGGGCATTTAGGTTTACCATCATGCTATGGTCTCCCCTGTGCTTTTTATCATCTCTGAGCTTTGATCTTCTGCCTTTCAAAATAGGGAGCTCAAGCATGTCCATGAGAGAGCCTCCAAGGCTCTTTAAACACCTGTGTTATCTCTATGCAGAGATTCTGTTTCTCAAAACAGTGAGGATAAACAGCAGTAGGCATAATAGGCGGGGTTTCCCACAATGTTATTCTCCAGGACTTGGCATTCCCAGCTGCAAGGTCACTTCTCctcataatttttctgcttttaaccTTTTCCTCCCAACATGAGTCCTATTTTGTGTCTTAATAAGCAAAACTAGTAACAGAATGTAATATATTAATACATTCAATTTTACTTTATAAAGAGACTAATTTATGCATTTGACTCTGTTCTCTGGAAAAGACATTATAATCCTGTGTTACTTCTTTCCTGCACTCAGATTACGGCTTCAGCGGACACAGCATTACGTGGAAGCCTTTGTCGAGCGCTCCAACGGGGATGTTGTGGTATCTGCCTCTACCCGAGAGTGGGCCATAAAGAGACACTTGTACAGTCCCAAGGGAGTAGCTGCATGCAAAAACCTTGGCCGTGTAATGGCACAGCGCTG
Coding sequences:
- the MRPL18 gene encoding 39S ribosomal protein L18, mitochondrial isoform X3, whose translation is MRGGLRFASTTASLKTETEVDTSENEVVAPNFTNRNPRNLEQMALARKERGWKTTWPKREFWHRLRLQRTQHYVEAFVERSNGDVVVSASTREWAIKRHLYSPKGVAACKNLGRVMAQRCLEAGINFVNFKAIIPWEHHCDSASTHLLIPLALLSFLGINFTSLHL
- the MRPL18 gene encoding 39S ribosomal protein L18, mitochondrial isoform X2 yields the protein MALSSRLLLAAGGLRAAGLRFASTTASLKTETEVDTSENEVVAPNFTNRNPRNLEQMALARKERGWKTTWPKREFWHRLRLQRTQHYVEAFVERSNGDVVVSASTREWAIKRHLYSPKGVAACKNLGRVMAQRCLEAGINFVNFKAIIPWEHHCDSIQEFEKAMEEGGVVLHEPRRIYQ
- the MRPL18 gene encoding 39S ribosomal protein L18, mitochondrial isoform X1, translating into MALSSRLLLAAGGLRAAGLRFASTTASLKTETEVDTSENEVVAPNFTNRNPRNLEQMALARKERGWKTTWPKREFWHRLRLQRTQHYVEAFVERSNGDVVVSASTREWAIKRHLYSPKGVAACKNLGRVMAQRCLEAGINFVNFKAIIPWEHHCDSASTHLLIPLALLSFLGINFTSLHL